A genomic region of Zea mays cultivar B73 chromosome 6, Zm-B73-REFERENCE-NAM-5.0, whole genome shotgun sequence contains the following coding sequences:
- the LOC100286030 gene encoding ovate protein: MQSMECSNKSGDRRLMDRLSQLLLCPANTFLGSRYSSSSLASTVFTATAAAASTTLSISSTSTTAANYTGRADPFSAALDRPPPERMRCNKEQHKDKGKLQERRRRRFKNAVDKDGVRTLSSNPYGFTSSGEEDDGTDGYGDDEDTETFLSSRSLLSFDSSGFYAYRKLLKPPSKNRSHLGRQGRRRRCCRRPSASCVETCNARSVREPGFRPLVMTTTATAAALEQVPKGLAVVKRSRDPYGDFLESMVEMIMGRQVFGAAELQRLLRSYLALNAPRFHPVILQAFSDIWVVIHVHGG; the protein is encoded by the coding sequence ATGCAATCCATGGAGTGTAGCAACAAAAGTGGTGACCGGCGGCTAATGGACCGCCTCAGCCAGCTGCTCCTCTGTCCGGCCAACACTTTCCTCGGCTCCCGGTACAgctcatcctcgttggcctccacggTTTTCACAGCCACCGCTGCCGCCGCCTCCACAACGCTATCGATCTCTTCCACTTCCACCACCGCAGCCAACTACACAGGCCGCGCCGATCCTTTCTCAGCCGCTCTCGACCGCCCTCCTCCCGAGCGCATGCGCTGTAACAAGGAGCAGCACAAGGATAAGGGGAAGCTTCAAGAACGCCGTCGGCGGCGCTTCAAGAACGCCGTCGACAAAGACGGCGTCCGGACGCTCTCGTCCAACCCCTACGGCTTCACCTCTTCTGGCGAGGAGGACGATGGCACCGACGGTTACGGCGACGACGAGGACACAGAGACTTTCTTGTCCTCAAGAAGCCTCTTGTCCTTCGACTCTTCTGGCTTCTACGCGTACAGGAAGCTGCTGAAGCCACCGTCCAAGAACAGGAGCCACCTCGGCCGCCAGGGGAGACGCCGGCGTTGCTGTCGGCGGCCATCTGCGAGCTGCGTGGAGACGTGCAACGCGAGATCCGTGAGGGAGCCTGGGTTCCGTCCTCTGGTGATGACGACGACGGCTACCGCTGCCGCGCTGGAGCAGGTACCGAAGGGGCTGGCCGTGGTGAAGCGGTCACGGGACCCTTACGGCGACTTCCTGGAGTCGATGGTGGAGATGATCATGGGGCGTCAGGTGTTCGGCGCGGCGGAGCTGCAGCGGCTGCTGCGGTCGTACCTAGCGCTCAACGCGCCACGCTTCCACCCCGTCATCCTCCAGGCGTTCTCCGATATCTGGGTGGTCATCCACGTGCACGGCGGCTAG
- the LOC103630162 gene encoding ATP-dependent DNA helicase DDX11 isoform X1, translating into MPMPPPPRKDFPAFPFAPYPIQSEFMSFLYAALSSGPGALALLESPTGTGKTLSIICSALQWLLDHREAAVVAATALAHPSGASGSGGDDDEPDWLRDFKPAAAVKESTKKKAKPPAMRKTLVSRKPDGFGEEDGGDDEGEFLLEEYESDSEDVARRGVGKRAHCGSSSSSSSEDDDEMTPKVFFTSRTHSQLSQFVGELKRTEFAGRIRTVCLGSRKNLCINKDVLKMGSGNRINERCLELQKNKKSTKIKLEDDKRKVRPAKRSCGCPMLRSRSLLKEFSSEVSNQGALDIEDLAQIGKKIGTCPYYGSRDMVRSADLVVLPYQSLLLKSARESLGLNLKNSVVIIDEAHNLADSLSNMYNSKITSSQLKAVLSCLDEYLDRFYNVLGAGNRRYIQTLTVLTKSFIRVLINNQDGASTMSSMTINQFLFSLDIDNINIVKLCQFVKESNIIHKVCGYANKLSSIQNQFDLQLHDEGSSIACFQALVDFLRSLLNSNDDGRIIVAKQKLGGQPDEAYLKFVMLCAEKIFSEVTQDAYAVILAGGTLQPIEETRLRLCPSLPPTDIKFFTCNHIVPPESILPIAVTRGPSGKAFDFSYNSRSSPSMIEELGRFICNIITVVPEGVVMFFSSYDYERRVYDAWMTTGTISRISKKKHVFREPRNSADVEAVLNKYKEAIESCSNFSQDTGVNGALLLAVVGGKISEGINFSNGMGRCVIMVGLPYPSPSDVELIETIKHIESISSSFSVGDDKALSRKYDDECELQPGYDILRKCTRGGREYYENLCMKAVNQSIGRAIRHINDYAAMLLVDSRYAQTSSTKSFSCPADKLPQWIKARLSCAQNYGEVHRSLHQFFKFNKKNVEIL; encoded by the exons ATGCcaatgccgccgccgccgcgaaaAGACTTCCCGGCGTTCCCGTTTGCGCCGTACCCGATCCAGTCGGAATTCATGTCGTTTCTCTACGCCGCTCTCTCTTCAGGCCCCGGCGCCCTCGCCCTACTCGAGAGCCCTACCG GCACGGGCAAGACGCTCAGCATCATCTGCAGTGCGCTGCAGTGGCTCCTCGATCACCGCGAAGCTGCCGTAGTTGCCGCTACGGCATTGGCCCACCCCAGCGGCGCCTCCGGCTCCGGTGGTgacgatgacgagcccgactggtTGCGGGATTTCAAGCCGGCGGCGGCGGTTAAAGAGAGCACTAAGAAGAAGGCGAAGCCTCCCGCGATGAGGAAAACGCTGGTTTCACGGAAACCAGATGGATTTGGGGAGGAAGACGGCGGCGACGACGAGGGGGAGTTCCTACTTGAGGAGTATGAGAGCGACAGCGAAGACGTCGCGAGGCGGGGTGTAGGGAAACGAGCACATTgcggtagtagtagcagcagtagcagcgagGACGACGATGAGATGACGCCCAAGGTTTTCTTCACAAGCCGCACGCACTCGCAGCTCTCTCAGTTCGTCGGGGAGCTCAAGAGGACGGAGTTCGCTGGGCGGATCAGGACGGTGTGCTTGGGGTCCAGGAAGAACTTATGCATCAACAAGG ATGTTCTGAAGATGGGCAGTGGAAACAGGATTAATGAGAGGTGCTTGGAACTGCAGAAGAACAAGAAGAGCACCAAAATTAAG CTTGAGGATGATAAACGAAAGGTGCGCCCAGCAAAGCGCTCTTGTGGCTGCCCGATGTTAAGAAGCAGAAGTCTGCTGAAAGAGTTCAGTAGCGAAGTGTCAAACCAAGGTGCATTAGACATCGAGGATTTGGCACAAATAGGGAAGAAGATTGGAACCTGTCCCTACTATGGTTCACGAGACATGGTCCGCTCAGCTGACCTTGTAGTCCTTCCTTATCAATCTTTGTTACTCAAGTCTGCTAGAGAATCACTTGGCCTTAATCTGAAGAACAGTGTTGTCATCATAGATGAAGCTCACAACTTAGCTGATTCCTTGAGTAACATGTACAACTCAAAGATCACGTCTTCTCAG TTGAAGGCAGTCCTTTCCTGCCTGGATGAATACCTTGATAGATTTTACAATGTTTTGGGAGCTGGGAATCGACGATACATCCAGACCTTAACAGTTTTAACAAAGTCTTTCATACGTGTTTTGATCAACAATCAAGATGGTGCCAGCACTATGTCTTCTATGACCATAAACCAATTCTTGTTTTCCCTTGACATTGATAACATAAACATAGTAAAACTTTGTCAGTTTGTGAAAGAAAGCAATATAATCCATAAG GTTTGTGGATATGCAAACAAGTTAAGTAGCATCCAAAATCAGTTTGATCTCCAGCTCCATGATGAAGGAAGCAGTATAGCATGCTTTCAGGCATTGGTTGACTTTCTACGCTCCCTTCTGAACAGCAATGATGATGGAAGAATCATAGTTGCAAAGCAAAAGCTAGGTGGACAACCTGATGAAGCATATCTTAAATTTGTGATGCTTTGTGCGGAAAAAATATTTTCTGAG GTTACGCAGGATGCTTATGCTGTTATCCTGGCTGGTGGAACTCTCCAGCCTATTGAAGAAACTAGGCTGCGCTTGTGTCCAAGCTTACCACCAACTGATATAAAATTCTTCACTTGCAACCATATTGTTCCTCCTGAGAGTATTCTTCCAATAGCAGTTACACGTGGACCCTCAGGCAAGGCATTTGATTTCAGCTACAATTCAAGGAGCTCTCCTTCCATG ATTGAGGAACTTGGTCGTTTCATCTGTAACATTATAACAGTCGTGCCTGAGGGAGTTGTTATGTTTTTTTCTTCATATGATTATGAAAGGCGTGTATATGATGCATGGATGACAACAGGCACAATTTCCAGGATTTCTAAAAAGAAACATGTTTTCAGAGAGCCAAGGAACAGTGCTGATGTCGAGGCTGTCCTCAACAAATACAAGGAGGCAATTGAATCCTGTAGTAATTTTTCCCAAGACACAGGTGTCAATGGGGCACTTCTATTAGCTGTTGTTGGTGGGAAGATTTCTGAAGGCATAAATTTCAGCAATGGGATGGGTCGTTGTGTCATAATGGTTGGCTTGCCTTATCCAAGTCCATCTGATGTTGAGCTTATAGAGACAATAAAGCATATCGAAAGTATTTCTAGCTCATTTTCGGTTGGAGATGATAAGGCCTTAAGCAGAAAATATGATGATGAATGTGAACTTCAGCCTGGTTATGATATATTACGGAAGTGCACTAGAGGTGGAAGAGAGTATTATGAGAATTTATGCATGAAAGCTGTGAATCAATCTATTG GCAGAGCAATCAGGCACATAAATGACTATGCTGCAATGCTATTGGTTGACTCGCGTTATGCACAGACTTCATCAACCAAGAGTTTTTCCTGCCCGGCTGATAAGCTTCCTCAATGGATAAAAGCACGACTCTCTTGTGCTCAAAACTATGGAGAAGTTCATAGATCGTTGCATCAGTTCTTCAAGTTCAATAAAAAAAATGTTGAAATACTCTAG
- the LOC103630162 gene encoding ATP-dependent DNA helicase DDX11 isoform X2, producing MPMPPPPRKDFPAFPFAPYPIQSEFMSFLYAALSSGPGALALLESPTGTGKTLSIICSALQWLLDHREAAVVAATALAHPSGASGSGGDDDEPDWLRDFKPAAAVKESTKKKAKPPAMRKTLVSRKPDGFGEEDGGDDEGEFLLEEYESDSEDVARRGVGKRAHCGSSSSSSSEDDDEMTPKVFFTSRTHSQLSQFVGELKRTEFAGRIRTVCLGSRKNLCINKDVLKMGSGNRINERCLELQKNKKSTKIKLKAVLSCLDEYLDRFYNVLGAGNRRYIQTLTVLTKSFIRVLINNQDGASTMSSMTINQFLFSLDIDNINIVKLCQFVKESNIIHKVCGYANKLSSIQNQFDLQLHDEGSSIACFQALVDFLRSLLNSNDDGRIIVAKQKLGGQPDEAYLKFVMLCAEKIFSEVTQDAYAVILAGGTLQPIEETRLRLCPSLPPTDIKFFTCNHIVPPESILPIAVTRGPSGKAFDFSYNSRSSPSMIEELGRFICNIITVVPEGVVMFFSSYDYERRVYDAWMTTGTISRISKKKHVFREPRNSADVEAVLNKYKEAIESCSNFSQDTGVNGALLLAVVGGKISEGINFSNGMGRCVIMVGLPYPSPSDVELIETIKHIESISSSFSVGDDKALSRKYDDECELQPGYDILRKCTRGGREYYENLCMKAVNQSIGRAIRHINDYAAMLLVDSRYAQTSSTKSFSCPADKLPQWIKARLSCAQNYGEVHRSLHQFFKFNKKNVEIL from the exons ATGCcaatgccgccgccgccgcgaaaAGACTTCCCGGCGTTCCCGTTTGCGCCGTACCCGATCCAGTCGGAATTCATGTCGTTTCTCTACGCCGCTCTCTCTTCAGGCCCCGGCGCCCTCGCCCTACTCGAGAGCCCTACCG GCACGGGCAAGACGCTCAGCATCATCTGCAGTGCGCTGCAGTGGCTCCTCGATCACCGCGAAGCTGCCGTAGTTGCCGCTACGGCATTGGCCCACCCCAGCGGCGCCTCCGGCTCCGGTGGTgacgatgacgagcccgactggtTGCGGGATTTCAAGCCGGCGGCGGCGGTTAAAGAGAGCACTAAGAAGAAGGCGAAGCCTCCCGCGATGAGGAAAACGCTGGTTTCACGGAAACCAGATGGATTTGGGGAGGAAGACGGCGGCGACGACGAGGGGGAGTTCCTACTTGAGGAGTATGAGAGCGACAGCGAAGACGTCGCGAGGCGGGGTGTAGGGAAACGAGCACATTgcggtagtagtagcagcagtagcagcgagGACGACGATGAGATGACGCCCAAGGTTTTCTTCACAAGCCGCACGCACTCGCAGCTCTCTCAGTTCGTCGGGGAGCTCAAGAGGACGGAGTTCGCTGGGCGGATCAGGACGGTGTGCTTGGGGTCCAGGAAGAACTTATGCATCAACAAGG ATGTTCTGAAGATGGGCAGTGGAAACAGGATTAATGAGAGGTGCTTGGAACTGCAGAAGAACAAGAAGAGCACCAAAATTAAG TTGAAGGCAGTCCTTTCCTGCCTGGATGAATACCTTGATAGATTTTACAATGTTTTGGGAGCTGGGAATCGACGATACATCCAGACCTTAACAGTTTTAACAAAGTCTTTCATACGTGTTTTGATCAACAATCAAGATGGTGCCAGCACTATGTCTTCTATGACCATAAACCAATTCTTGTTTTCCCTTGACATTGATAACATAAACATAGTAAAACTTTGTCAGTTTGTGAAAGAAAGCAATATAATCCATAAG GTTTGTGGATATGCAAACAAGTTAAGTAGCATCCAAAATCAGTTTGATCTCCAGCTCCATGATGAAGGAAGCAGTATAGCATGCTTTCAGGCATTGGTTGACTTTCTACGCTCCCTTCTGAACAGCAATGATGATGGAAGAATCATAGTTGCAAAGCAAAAGCTAGGTGGACAACCTGATGAAGCATATCTTAAATTTGTGATGCTTTGTGCGGAAAAAATATTTTCTGAG GTTACGCAGGATGCTTATGCTGTTATCCTGGCTGGTGGAACTCTCCAGCCTATTGAAGAAACTAGGCTGCGCTTGTGTCCAAGCTTACCACCAACTGATATAAAATTCTTCACTTGCAACCATATTGTTCCTCCTGAGAGTATTCTTCCAATAGCAGTTACACGTGGACCCTCAGGCAAGGCATTTGATTTCAGCTACAATTCAAGGAGCTCTCCTTCCATG ATTGAGGAACTTGGTCGTTTCATCTGTAACATTATAACAGTCGTGCCTGAGGGAGTTGTTATGTTTTTTTCTTCATATGATTATGAAAGGCGTGTATATGATGCATGGATGACAACAGGCACAATTTCCAGGATTTCTAAAAAGAAACATGTTTTCAGAGAGCCAAGGAACAGTGCTGATGTCGAGGCTGTCCTCAACAAATACAAGGAGGCAATTGAATCCTGTAGTAATTTTTCCCAAGACACAGGTGTCAATGGGGCACTTCTATTAGCTGTTGTTGGTGGGAAGATTTCTGAAGGCATAAATTTCAGCAATGGGATGGGTCGTTGTGTCATAATGGTTGGCTTGCCTTATCCAAGTCCATCTGATGTTGAGCTTATAGAGACAATAAAGCATATCGAAAGTATTTCTAGCTCATTTTCGGTTGGAGATGATAAGGCCTTAAGCAGAAAATATGATGATGAATGTGAACTTCAGCCTGGTTATGATATATTACGGAAGTGCACTAGAGGTGGAAGAGAGTATTATGAGAATTTATGCATGAAAGCTGTGAATCAATCTATTG GCAGAGCAATCAGGCACATAAATGACTATGCTGCAATGCTATTGGTTGACTCGCGTTATGCACAGACTTCATCAACCAAGAGTTTTTCCTGCCCGGCTGATAAGCTTCCTCAATGGATAAAAGCACGACTCTCTTGTGCTCAAAACTATGGAGAAGTTCATAGATCGTTGCATCAGTTCTTCAAGTTCAATAAAAAAAATGTTGAAATACTCTAG